From Triticum aestivum cultivar Chinese Spring chromosome 4A, IWGSC CS RefSeq v2.1, whole genome shotgun sequence, a single genomic window includes:
- the LOC123083987 gene encoding serine carboxypeptidase 1: MGTITTAGFHFLFLIPTIALHAHASSQEAHLTEFLLSRKSRSSSGNTISHPTFHGGSVPVITNSLRTDEYPSSDHRTLKAADKISALPGQPDGVDFGQYAGYITVDGHNGRALFYYFVEAPSDKAAKPLLLWLNGGPGCSSLGFGAMRELGPFRVNRDNQTLSRNKHAWNNEANIIFLESPAGVGFSYSNTSSDYDRMGDPLTAEDTYTFLVNWLERFPEYKARALYIAGESYVGHYVPQLAATILAHNNNTGVMLNLKGILVGNPLLDVAKNKRRRYEYLWNHGVISDEVWADISSHCSFNGSSYGGMCHEAISKSYYTHRDLDMYNIYSPTCITSDNGSCYSSSQLPGYDPCGEVTTFAYLNRPAVQRALHARETKWRGCNRIFIGFKDSPDTMVPTLKWLIDHGLPIWLFSGDFDSICPFTGTRYTVRDLNLSVIEPWRPWTTGHEVGGYVQQYMGGFTFATVRGAGHTVPALQPERALILLRSFLKGILPPYKKA; encoded by the exons ATGGGGACTATTACTACTGCTGGATTCCACTTTTTATTTCTCATTCCCACAATTGCATTGCACGCCCATGCATCATCTCAGGAGGCCCATCTCACAGAATTCCTCTTATCTAGAAAATCCAGAAGCAGCAGCGGCAACACAATTAGTCATCCTACTTTCCATGGCGGATCAGTTCCCGTAATCACCAATAGCCTCCGAACAGATGAGTACCCCAGCTCCGACCACCGCACTCTAAAGGCGGCCGACAAGATCTCGGCGCTGCCAGGGCAGCCGGACGGCGTCGACTTCGGCCAGTACGCCGGGTACATCACCGTCGACGGCCACAACGGCCGTGCACTCTTCTACTACTTCGTGGAAGCGCCTAGCGACAAGGCGGCGAAGCCACTCCTCCTCTGGCTCAACGGAG GGCCTGGATGCTCGTCGCTGGGCTTCGGAGCGATGCGAGAGTTGGGTCCTTTCCGTGTGAACAGAGACAACCAAACCCTCAGTAGGAACAAACATGCCTGGAACAACG AGGCAAACATCATCTTCCTGGAATCACCCGCCGGCGTGGGATTCTCCTACTCCAATACGTCTTCTGATTACGACAGGATGGGGGATCCACTAACAGCCGAGGACACCTACACCTTTCTCGTCAATTGGCTTGAAAGGTTCCCCGAGTACAAGGCGCGCGCCCTCTACATCGCCGGGGAGAGCTACGTTGGCCATTACGTGCCCCAGCTCGCCGCCACCATCTTAGCCCACAACAACAACACGGGCGTCATGCTAAATCTCAAGGGCATCTTGGTCGGCAACCCGTTGCTGGACGTTGCGAAGAACAAGAGAAGGCGCTACGAGTACCTGTGGAACCACGGGGTGATCTCCGACGAGGTCTGGGCCGATATCTCCAGCCACTGCAGCTTCAACGGCTCCTCCTATGGTGGTATGTGCCATGAAGCTATTAGTAAATCCTACTATACGCATAGGGACCTCGACATGTACAACATATACTCTCCCACCTGCATCACCAGCGACAACGGCTCCTGCTACTCTAGCAGCCAA TTACCTGGGTACGATCCGTGCGGTGAAGTGACTACCTTTGCCTACCTGAATCGTCCCGCGGTGCAAAGGGCTCTGCACGCCAGAGAAACGAAATGGCGTGGCTGCAACAG AATCTTTATAGGTTTCAAGGACTCGCCGGATACCATGGTGCCAACCTTGAAATGGCTAATCGACCACGGCCTGCCCATATGGCTGTTCAG CGGAGATTTTGACTCTATTTGTCCCTTCACCGGCACGAGGTACACGGTTCGCGACCTCAACCTGTCCGTCATCGAGCCATGGCGTCCATGGACGaccggccacgaggtaggaggctaTGTTCAGCAGTACATGGGAGGGTTCACGTTCGCTACCGTGAGAGGAGCAGGACACACGGTCCCGGCCTTGCAACCCGAGAGAGCGCTCATACTGCTCCGGTCCTTTCTCAAAGGGATCCTACCGCCTTACAAGAAGGCGTAG